The following are encoded together in the Variovorax sp. PBS-H4 genome:
- a CDS encoding methyl-accepting chemotaxis protein — translation MKAFYNLKLASKLLVSFVAVLALTSFLGIFAVVQLAKVNRMSTEISTNWMPSAQALLDLKALAARYRSVEMQHIMSTTADDMARYEKSMTSVWDGMRTTRERYEQLISSPAEKAMYQKVVDATGQYAQEHEKLVALSRAQNNGEAVALLRGESLRVSTELNKAIDELVTLNVEGGTQASATADDIYAQGRMWILAVLAGCIVLGLGFALWIARIVSRPLGEAVQVAQSVAAGDLTSRIEPRSTDETGQLMQALKNMNESLVKIVGQVRTGTDTIATASGQIAVGNQDLSSRTEEQASSLEQTAASMEELTTTVKQNADNARQANQLALSASEVAVRGGEVVGQVVDTMGSINASSRKIVDIIAVIDGIAFQTNILALNAAVEAARAGEQGRGFAVVASEVRNLAQRSAAAAKEIKGLIDDSVGKVDVGTALVGEAGKTMDEIVASVKRVTDIMGEITSASHEQTQGIEQINQAITQMDQVTQQNAALVEEASAAAQAMQEQAAGLVDSVRVFRLDAAAQEAALMAPAATAGPKAIARKPSAPVLKAAPRAMAAKALAKPAARREPVAQLSSAGTAAAGDWTEF, via the coding sequence ATGAAAGCGTTCTACAACCTCAAGCTTGCGAGCAAGCTGCTTGTTTCCTTTGTCGCCGTGCTCGCGCTGACATCTTTCCTCGGCATCTTCGCGGTCGTGCAGCTGGCAAAGGTCAACCGGATGTCGACCGAGATCTCGACCAACTGGATGCCTTCGGCGCAAGCGCTCCTGGACCTCAAGGCGCTCGCGGCGCGCTACCGCTCGGTCGAGATGCAGCACATCATGTCCACCACGGCGGACGACATGGCACGCTACGAGAAGTCGATGACTTCGGTGTGGGACGGCATGCGAACGACGCGCGAGCGCTATGAGCAGCTCATCAGTTCGCCGGCCGAGAAGGCGATGTACCAGAAGGTCGTCGACGCCACGGGCCAGTACGCGCAGGAGCACGAGAAACTGGTCGCCCTGTCGCGGGCACAGAACAACGGCGAGGCCGTGGCCCTGCTGCGCGGCGAATCCCTGCGCGTGAGCACGGAACTGAACAAGGCCATCGACGAGCTGGTGACGCTCAACGTCGAGGGCGGCACGCAGGCCAGCGCCACGGCGGATGACATTTACGCGCAAGGCCGGATGTGGATCCTCGCCGTGCTGGCGGGCTGCATCGTGCTGGGCCTCGGCTTCGCCCTGTGGATCGCACGCATCGTGTCCCGCCCGCTGGGTGAGGCGGTCCAGGTCGCGCAGTCGGTCGCCGCCGGCGACCTCACGAGCCGCATCGAGCCGCGCAGCACGGACGAGACGGGCCAGCTGATGCAGGCCCTGAAGAACATGAACGAGAGCCTGGTCAAGATCGTGGGCCAGGTGCGCACGGGCACCGACACCATTGCCACCGCTTCGGGCCAGATCGCCGTGGGCAACCAGGACCTGTCGTCCCGCACGGAGGAGCAGGCCAGTTCGCTGGAGCAGACAGCAGCCTCGATGGAGGAGCTGACCACCACCGTCAAGCAGAACGCGGACAACGCCCGCCAGGCCAACCAGCTCGCGCTGTCGGCTTCCGAGGTGGCAGTCAGGGGTGGCGAGGTGGTGGGCCAGGTGGTGGACACGATGGGCTCGATCAATGCCTCGTCCAGGAAGATCGTGGACATCATCGCGGTGATCGACGGCATCGCCTTCCAGACCAACATCCTCGCGCTCAACGCCGCGGTGGAAGCGGCGCGCGCCGGCGAACAGGGCCGCGGTTTTGCCGTGGTGGCGTCCGAGGTGCGCAATCTCGCGCAGCGCTCCGCGGCAGCGGCCAAGGAGATCAAGGGCCTGATCGACGACTCGGTGGGCAAGGTGGACGTGGGCACCGCGCTGGTGGGTGAGGCCGGCAAGACCATGGACGAGATCGTCGCCAGCGTCAAGCGCGTGACCGACATCATGGGCGAGATCACCTCGGCCAGCCACGAGCAGACGCAGGGCATCGAGCAGATCAACCAGGCGATCACGCAGATGGACCAGGTCACGCAGCAGAACGCGGCCCTGGTGGAAGAAGCGTCAGCCGCCGCGCAGGCCATGCAGGAGCAGGCCGCCGGCCTGGTCGATTCGGTGCGCGTGTTCCGGCTGGACGCTGCGGCGCAGGAGGCCGCGCTGATGGCCCCCGCGGCCACCGCGGGGCCCAAGGCGATCGCGCGGAAGCCATCCGCGCCGGTACTGAAGGCGGCACCGCGGGCGATGGCGGCGAAAGCCCTGGCGAAACCGGCCGCGAGGCGCGAGCCGGTGGCGCAGTTGAGCTCGGCGGGCACCGCCGCGGCGGGCGACTGGACCGAATTCTGA
- a CDS encoding methyl-accepting chemotaxis protein, giving the protein MSLKNLKIGTRLGFGFAAVLLLLAAISAVGVLRLQSVGDATDRMVQGALVKERLASEWAKLLGTAIVQTFAMAKATEPATEAYFAKARLETSQRINPVQKKLEELLSAPEEKKLYGQVADARKVVLEVLAEVVKLKAGGDAAGANQLADTRFSAALSVYEEAVARIAAYEREQIDATTGAVAKDHRGGRMLMLVLSGLALVLGALCAWLTARSITRPLGEAVKVAETVANGDLSARIEVDSRDETGQLMNALRNMNASLARVVGEVRDGTDTIATASGQIASGNQDLSSRTEEQASALQQTAASMEELTSTVKQNADNARQANQLALSASEVAVKGGSVVGQVVDTMASIHASSRKIVDIIGVIDGIAFQTNILALNAAVEAARAGEQGRGFAVVASEVRNLAQRSAAAAKEIKGLIDDSVGKVDAGTALVGEAGKTMEEIVGSIRRVTDIVGEISAASHEQTQGIEQINQAITQMDQVTQQNAALVEEAAAAAQSMQEQAGSLVQAVSVFRLKTTEPSLG; this is encoded by the coding sequence GTGAGTCTCAAGAACCTGAAAATCGGCACGCGCCTGGGCTTCGGCTTCGCCGCGGTGCTGCTGCTGCTCGCAGCCATCTCGGCGGTCGGAGTGCTGCGCCTGCAGAGCGTGGGCGACGCGACCGACCGGATGGTGCAAGGCGCCTTGGTGAAGGAGCGGCTGGCGAGCGAATGGGCCAAGCTGCTGGGCACGGCGATCGTGCAGACCTTCGCAATGGCCAAGGCCACCGAGCCTGCGACCGAAGCTTATTTTGCCAAGGCGCGGCTCGAGACCTCGCAGCGCATCAACCCGGTGCAGAAGAAGCTGGAGGAATTGCTGAGCGCGCCCGAAGAGAAGAAGCTCTACGGCCAGGTGGCGGATGCGCGCAAGGTCGTGCTGGAGGTGCTGGCCGAGGTTGTCAAGCTCAAGGCCGGCGGCGATGCAGCGGGTGCCAACCAGCTGGCGGACACCCGCTTTTCCGCGGCGCTCAGCGTCTATGAAGAGGCAGTGGCAAGGATTGCCGCGTACGAGCGCGAGCAGATCGACGCCACCACCGGCGCAGTCGCCAAGGACCATCGAGGCGGCCGCATGCTGATGCTGGTGCTGTCGGGCCTGGCGCTGGTGCTGGGTGCCCTGTGCGCATGGTTGACGGCGCGCAGCATCACGCGGCCGTTGGGCGAAGCCGTGAAGGTCGCCGAAACCGTCGCCAACGGCGACCTCAGCGCGCGCATCGAGGTGGACTCACGCGACGAGACCGGCCAGCTCATGAACGCGCTGCGCAACATGAACGCGAGCCTGGCGCGGGTCGTGGGCGAAGTGCGCGACGGCACCGACACCATCGCGACCGCGTCGGGGCAGATCGCCTCGGGCAACCAGGATCTCTCGTCGCGCACCGAGGAGCAGGCCAGCGCGCTGCAGCAGACCGCGGCCTCGATGGAGGAGCTGACTTCCACCGTCAAGCAGAACGCCGACAACGCGCGGCAGGCCAATCAACTGGCGCTCTCGGCGTCTGAAGTGGCCGTGAAGGGCGGCAGCGTGGTCGGCCAGGTGGTGGACACCATGGCCTCCATCCATGCCTCCTCCAGAAAGATCGTCGACATCATCGGCGTGATCGACGGCATCGCCTTCCAGACCAACATCCTGGCCTTGAACGCGGCAGTGGAAGCGGCGCGTGCCGGCGAGCAGGGCCGGGGCTTTGCAGTCGTGGCCTCCGAAGTGCGCAACCTCGCCCAGCGCTCCGCTGCAGCGGCCAAGGAGATCAAGGGGTTGATCGACGACTCGGTGGGCAAGGTGGACGCGGGCACCGCGCTGGTGGGCGAAGCCGGCAAGACGATGGAAGAGATCGTGGGCAGCATCCGCCGCGTGACGGACATCGTGGGCGAGATCAGCGCGGCGAGCCACGAGCAGACGCAGGGCATCGAGCAGATCAACCAGGCGATCACGCAGATGGACCAGGTCACGCAGCAGAACGCGGCGCTGGTGGAAGAGGCCGCTGCCGCGGCGCAGTCGATGCAGGAACAGGCCGGCAGCCTGGTGCAGGCCGTCAGCGTGTTCAGGCTGAAGACCACGGAGCCGAGTCTCGGCTGA
- a CDS encoding methyl-accepting chemotaxis protein, translating into MKSLSNLRIGLRLALGFGLVLALTVASSTFALISANKNAEAMRRMMESPLAKERLISDWYVLTYSAIARTAMIAKTTDATLPVTFADVISDSVKKGAETMAKVEALLVTDDEKAAFKTIVALRAKYQLAKDAVQKAKAGGDAAETERVFKEVFQPAAHAYESQVLGLLSMERKAIDDMSHAIDASNTNGFNLRLAGMALTVLAGGLCAFLIARSITRPLGQAVKVAETVASGDLGARIEVQSRDETGQLMNALRNMNESLARVVGQVRAGTDTIATASGQIAAGNHDLSARTEEQASSLEETAASMEELTSTVKQNADNARQANQLALSASEVAVKGGSVVSQVVGTMGSINASSRKIVDIIGVIDGIAFQTNILALNAAVEAARAGEQGRGFAVVASEVRNLAQRSAAAAKEIKALIDDSVDKVEEGSRQVAEAGRTMEEIVDSVKRVTDIMGEITSASQEQTQGIEQVNQAISQMDQVTQQNAALVEEASAAAQSMQEQAASLVEAVSVFKLGHDEAAAVVLAQVQARSRAALPAKPGAPAIKSPAPAPARAAPKALPQAASTPPAGDWTEF; encoded by the coding sequence ATGAAGTCTCTCTCGAATCTCCGTATCGGACTGCGCCTGGCGCTGGGCTTCGGCCTGGTGCTGGCCCTGACCGTGGCTTCCTCCACTTTCGCGCTGATCAGCGCCAACAAGAACGCCGAGGCCATGCGCCGGATGATGGAGAGCCCGCTGGCCAAGGAGCGGCTCATCTCCGACTGGTACGTGCTGACCTACTCGGCCATCGCGCGCACCGCCATGATCGCCAAGACGACTGACGCGACGCTGCCAGTCACCTTCGCCGACGTGATCTCCGACAGCGTGAAGAAGGGCGCCGAGACGATGGCCAAGGTCGAGGCGCTGTTGGTGACCGACGACGAGAAGGCCGCCTTCAAGACCATCGTGGCTCTGCGGGCCAAGTACCAGTTGGCCAAGGACGCCGTGCAGAAGGCCAAGGCCGGCGGCGACGCGGCCGAGACCGAGCGCGTGTTCAAGGAGGTCTTCCAGCCCGCCGCCCACGCCTACGAGAGCCAGGTGCTGGGACTGCTATCGATGGAGCGCAAGGCGATCGACGACATGAGCCATGCCATCGATGCGTCGAACACGAACGGCTTCAACCTGCGTCTCGCGGGGATGGCGCTGACCGTGCTGGCCGGCGGGCTTTGCGCCTTCCTGATCGCGCGCAGCATCACCCGGCCGCTGGGCCAGGCGGTGAAGGTGGCCGAGACCGTGGCGAGCGGCGATCTCGGCGCGCGCATCGAGGTGCAGTCGCGCGACGAGACCGGGCAGCTCATGAACGCACTCAGGAACATGAACGAGAGCCTGGCCCGCGTGGTGGGCCAGGTGCGCGCCGGCACGGACACCATCGCGACTGCATCGGGCCAGATCGCGGCAGGCAACCACGACCTCTCCGCACGCACCGAGGAGCAGGCCAGCTCGCTGGAAGAGACCGCGGCCTCGATGGAAGAGCTGACCTCCACCGTCAAGCAGAACGCCGACAACGCGCGGCAGGCCAATCAGCTCGCGCTCTCGGCCTCCGAAGTGGCGGTCAAGGGCGGCAGCGTGGTCTCGCAGGTGGTGGGCACCATGGGGTCGATCAATGCGTCGTCGAGGAAGATCGTCGACATCATCGGCGTCATCGATGGCATTGCCTTCCAGACCAACATCCTGGCGCTCAACGCCGCGGTGGAAGCCGCGCGGGCCGGCGAGCAGGGCCGCGGCTTCGCGGTGGTCGCTTCGGAAGTGCGCAATTTGGCGCAGCGTTCGGCTGCCGCGGCGAAGGAGATCAAGGCGCTGATCGACGACTCGGTGGACAAGGTCGAGGAGGGCAGCAGGCAGGTGGCCGAGGCGGGCCGGACCATGGAAGAGATCGTCGACAGCGTCAAACGCGTGACCGACATCATGGGCGAGATCACCTCCGCCAGCCAGGAGCAGACCCAGGGCATCGAGCAGGTCAACCAGGCCATCAGCCAGATGGACCAGGTGACGCAGCAGAACGCGGCGCTGGTGGAAGAGGCCTCGGCTGCTGCGCAGTCCATGCAGGAGCAGGCTGCCAGCCTGGTCGAGGCGGTGAGCGTGTTCAAGCTGGGCCACGACGAGGCAGCGGCCGTGGTCCTGGCACAGGTGCAGGCCAGGAGCCGCGCAGCCCTGCCGGCGAAACCCGGCGCGCCGGCCATCAAGAGCCCGGCACCAGCGCCGGCCCGGGCGGCGCCCAAGGCGCTGCCGCAGGCCGCAAGCACGCCACCGGCCGGCGATTGGACGGAGTTCTAG
- a CDS encoding methyl-accepting chemotaxis protein: MQWFQKLRVGVKLILAFLVVAALGAAVSALGIFHMSRISASTGKLYNHEMRTLEAAQSANIHLLYASRAQMSLLSASTKGERNAGIAELKKAGAALGERMAQIKPVLLESKEGTKLHERYEALVQPLRKRMGEFIELISKQSLDSSQFDGRVAEESTQLLKESRAVEDVLDQMVKHADGMAKASMESAEGTFKTSRLLMLAMALAGLAVSVALGVVVARLLSRQLGGEPAYAADVVGRIADGDLTVGVAAQAAGQGSVLHSIKQMQDQLTDVVVRIKHSSDAIATASGEIASGNQDLSSRTEEQASSLQQTAASMEELTSTVKQNADNARQANQLALSASEVAVKGGSVVGQVVDTMASIHASSKKIVDIIGVIDGIAFQTNILALNAAVEAARAGEQGRGFAVVASEVRNLAQRSAAAAKEIKGLIDDSVGKVDAGTALVGEAGKTMEEIVGSIRRVTDIVGEISAASHEQTQGIEQINQAITQMDQVTQQNAALVEEAAAAAQSMQEQAGSLVQAVSVFRLAA, from the coding sequence ATGCAGTGGTTCCAGAAGCTTCGTGTCGGCGTCAAGCTGATCCTCGCCTTCCTCGTGGTCGCGGCGCTTGGCGCGGCGGTCAGTGCGCTCGGCATCTTTCACATGAGCCGGATCAGCGCATCGACCGGAAAGCTCTACAACCATGAGATGCGCACGCTGGAGGCGGCGCAGTCGGCCAACATCCACTTGCTGTACGCCAGCCGCGCGCAGATGAGCCTGCTGTCGGCCTCCACCAAGGGCGAACGCAATGCAGGCATCGCCGAACTCAAGAAGGCCGGCGCCGCGTTGGGCGAGCGCATGGCCCAGATCAAGCCCGTGCTGCTCGAGAGCAAGGAGGGCACCAAGCTGCACGAGCGCTACGAGGCACTGGTGCAGCCGCTGCGCAAGCGCATGGGCGAGTTCATCGAGCTCATCTCGAAACAGTCGCTCGACAGCTCGCAGTTCGATGGCCGCGTGGCCGAGGAGAGCACGCAGCTGCTGAAGGAATCACGCGCGGTCGAGGACGTGCTCGACCAGATGGTGAAGCATGCGGACGGCATGGCCAAGGCGAGCATGGAGAGCGCCGAGGGCACCTTCAAGACCTCGCGCCTGCTGATGCTGGCCATGGCCCTGGCGGGCTTGGCGGTCAGCGTGGCGCTGGGCGTGGTGGTGGCGCGCCTGCTGTCGCGCCAGCTCGGCGGCGAGCCGGCCTATGCGGCCGATGTCGTGGGCCGCATCGCGGATGGCGATCTCACCGTGGGCGTGGCGGCGCAGGCCGCCGGCCAAGGCAGCGTGCTGCACTCGATCAAGCAGATGCAGGACCAGTTGACCGACGTGGTGGTCAGGATCAAGCATTCGAGCGACGCCATCGCCACGGCATCCGGCGAGATCGCCTCGGGCAACCAGGACCTGTCCTCGCGCACCGAAGAGCAGGCCAGCTCGCTGCAGCAGACCGCGGCCTCGATGGAGGAGCTGACCTCCACCGTCAAGCAGAACGCCGACAACGCGCGGCAGGCCAATCAACTGGCACTCTCGGCGTCTGAAGTGGCCGTGAAGGGCGGCAGCGTGGTCGGCCAGGTGGTGGACACCATGGCCTCCATCCATGCCTCGTCGAAGAAGATCGTCGACATCATCGGCGTGATCGACGGCATCGCCTTCCAGACCAACATCCTGGCCTTGAACGCGGCAGTGGAAGCGGCCCGTGCCGGCGAGCAGGGCCGGGGCTTTGCAGTCGTGGCCTCCGAAGTGCGCAACCTCGCACAGCGCTCCGCTGCAGCGGCCAAGGAGATCAAGGGGTTGATCGACGACTCGGTGGGCAAGGTGGACGCGGGCACCGCGCTGGTGGGCGAAGCCGGCAAGACGATGGAAGAGATCGTGGGCAGCATCCGGCGCGTGACGGACATCGTGGGCGAGATCAGCGCGGCGAGCCACGAGCAGACGCAGGGCATCGAGCAGATCAACCAGGCGATCACGCAGATGGACCAGGTCACGCAGCAGAACGCGGCGCTGGTGGAAGAGGCCGCTGCCGCGGCGCAGTCGATGCAGGAACAGGCCGGCAGCCTGGTGCAGGCCGTCAGCGTGTTCAGGCTCGCTGCATGA
- the flgK gene encoding flagellar hook-associated protein FlgK, giving the protein MSMFYTGLTGLSVARSALMTTAHNTANVYTAGYSRQTSMIASNGAVGLASGFVGSGARVTTVARSYDAYLNSQLNGAEASGAALASYDAQISRIDSLLADKTSGLSPLMQGFFAGVQGVANTPADPAARQQLISAAQALANKFRATDQYLSDLNTSVNEQIQGSVGEINTYAKQIATLNHQIGQMSAVAGGQPPNDLLDQRDQLVNQLGKLVDVKVLEQNGGKYNVFIGNGQSLVLGDQAMSLKAGPSASDPTRTALSLVGINGTATELADSVFSGGSVGGLMAFRNETLNTSQNAIGRLAMALTDTFNDQHKLGVDLNGVLGTDFFSQAAPGVFTNAHNNGDMVLGASITDTSQLSISDYSVEVKDVAGVLNYSVTRLTDKQVIGTFAGFPVSFDGVRLDVASGTAQAGDRFLVQPTRTGARDVDVLVLDPAKVAAASPLIAGNTVGNQGSGALGAPTVDAAYPAAPLAAPVTLSFDAATGELSGFPAGSAVNVSLPDGTSTLYAAGDPVPYTAGATMSFGGITVKMTGAPADGDTFTIKNNSGGVSDGSNALLLGALQKKTLMDGGTSTFGGAFAQLVSAVGNRTMEIRTAEKTQTSVTEQIRASRDSISGVNQDEETANLLMYQQMYQANAKVIQTASTMFDAILGISH; this is encoded by the coding sequence ATGTCGATGTTCTATACCGGCCTGACCGGCCTGAGCGTGGCCCGCAGCGCGCTCATGACCACGGCCCACAACACGGCCAACGTCTACACGGCCGGCTACAGCCGCCAGACCTCGATGATCGCCAGCAACGGCGCCGTCGGATTGGCCTCGGGCTTCGTCGGCAGCGGCGCCCGCGTCACCACGGTGGCGCGCAGCTACGACGCCTATCTCAACTCGCAGCTCAATGGCGCCGAAGCCTCGGGCGCGGCGCTGGCCAGCTACGACGCGCAGATCAGCCGCATCGACTCGCTGCTGGCCGACAAGACCTCGGGCCTGTCACCGCTGATGCAAGGCTTCTTTGCCGGCGTGCAGGGCGTGGCCAACACGCCGGCCGACCCGGCGGCGCGCCAGCAGCTGATCAGCGCCGCGCAAGCCTTGGCGAACAAGTTCCGCGCGACCGACCAGTACCTCAGCGACCTCAACACCTCGGTCAACGAGCAGATCCAGGGCAGCGTGGGCGAGATCAACACCTACGCCAAGCAGATCGCCACCCTCAACCACCAGATCGGCCAGATGAGCGCCGTGGCCGGCGGCCAGCCGCCCAACGACCTGCTGGACCAGCGCGACCAGCTGGTCAACCAGCTCGGCAAGCTGGTGGACGTGAAGGTGCTGGAGCAGAACGGCGGCAAGTACAACGTCTTCATCGGCAACGGCCAGTCGCTGGTGTTGGGCGACCAGGCGATGTCGCTCAAGGCCGGCCCTTCGGCGTCGGACCCGACGCGCACGGCGCTTTCGCTGGTGGGCATCAACGGCACGGCCACGGAGCTCGCCGACAGCGTGTTCAGCGGCGGCTCGGTGGGCGGGCTGATGGCCTTCCGCAACGAGACCCTCAACACCTCGCAGAACGCGATCGGCCGCCTGGCCATGGCCCTCACCGATACCTTCAACGACCAGCACAAGCTGGGCGTCGACCTCAACGGCGTGCTGGGTACCGACTTCTTCTCGCAGGCCGCTCCGGGGGTGTTCACCAACGCCCACAACAACGGCGACATGGTGCTCGGCGCCAGCATCACCGACACCTCGCAGCTCAGCATCAGCGACTACTCGGTGGAGGTGAAGGACGTCGCGGGCGTGCTCAACTATTCGGTGACGCGCCTCACCGACAAGCAGGTGATCGGCACCTTCGCAGGCTTTCCGGTCAGCTTCGACGGAGTGCGCCTCGACGTGGCCAGCGGCACGGCGCAGGCAGGCGACCGCTTCCTGGTGCAGCCCACGCGCACCGGCGCACGCGACGTCGACGTGCTGGTGCTCGACCCGGCCAAGGTGGCCGCGGCGTCGCCGCTGATCGCAGGCAACACGGTCGGCAACCAGGGCAGCGGTGCGCTGGGTGCGCCCACGGTCGACGCGGCCTACCCGGCCGCGCCGCTGGCCGCGCCGGTCACCCTGAGCTTCGACGCCGCGACCGGCGAGCTGTCGGGCTTTCCGGCGGGGTCGGCGGTGAACGTGAGCCTCCCCGACGGGACCTCGACCCTCTATGCCGCCGGTGACCCCGTGCCTTACACGGCCGGCGCGACGATGAGCTTCGGCGGCATCACCGTCAAGATGACGGGCGCGCCCGCCGATGGCGACACCTTCACGATCAAGAACAACAGCGGCGGCGTCTCCGACGGCAGCAATGCGCTGCTGCTCGGGGCGCTGCAGAAGAAGACGCTGATGGATGGCGGCACCTCCACCTTCGGCGGCGCTTTCGCGCAGCTGGTGAGCGCGGTGGGCAACCGGACCATGGAGATCCGCACGGCCGAGAAGACGCAGACCAGCGTGACGGAGCAGATCCGCGCCAGCCGCGATTCGATCTCGGGCGTGAACCAGGACGAGGAAACCGCCAACTTGCTGATGTACCAGCAGATGTACCAGGCGAACGCCAAGGTGATCCAGACCGCCTCGACCATGTTCGACGCCATCCTCGGCATCAGCCACTAA
- the flgL gene encoding flagellar hook-associated protein FlgL, whose product MRISTQSFYARSMSDIGSQQQQLFRIQQQLAAESKFLTPADDPVASARALGVSDTLAQSSQYAASRSRATLSLSREEDALKSATEILQNVKTMVVQAGNGTLSDADRASLATAMQSNLDQLVNVANADDGNGQFLFAGYKSANPPFVAQAGGGVQYMGDQGQRLVQVDVARQMSAADDGRSVFQSVQGSAGYVTSASAANTGSGVFGGVGVTDASAPLYGKDFSISFAGGNYTVTTSDTPPVVAATGPYMPGTPIAFGGVQLSMSGTPADGDSFRVATAKNAGTDVFAAIGDVISALRQPLAAGGAGAQARLQNALSTANVKITNAHDNVLTIRSSVGSRMNEIDALDDAGASRDLIDKSYLSDLQDLDPAAAISEFLQRQTSLQATQQTFARLHGISLFNYL is encoded by the coding sequence ATGCGCATCAGCACCCAATCCTTTTATGCACGGAGCATGTCCGACATCGGTTCGCAGCAGCAGCAGCTGTTCCGCATCCAGCAGCAGCTCGCCGCCGAAAGCAAGTTCCTGACGCCGGCCGACGACCCAGTGGCATCGGCCCGCGCGCTGGGCGTTTCCGACACGCTCGCGCAGTCTTCGCAGTACGCCGCCAGCCGCAGCCGCGCGACCTTGTCGCTGTCGCGTGAGGAGGACGCGCTGAAGTCCGCCACCGAGATCCTGCAGAACGTCAAGACCATGGTGGTGCAGGCCGGCAACGGTACGCTGTCCGACGCCGACCGCGCCTCGCTGGCCACCGCCATGCAGAGCAATCTCGATCAGTTGGTGAACGTGGCCAATGCCGACGATGGCAATGGACAGTTCCTGTTCGCCGGCTACAAGAGCGCCAACCCGCCCTTCGTGGCGCAGGCCGGAGGCGGCGTGCAGTACATGGGCGACCAGGGGCAGCGCCTGGTCCAGGTCGATGTCGCACGGCAGATGTCCGCTGCGGACGATGGCCGCAGCGTGTTCCAGTCGGTGCAGGGCAGCGCAGGCTATGTCACCAGCGCAAGTGCGGCCAACACCGGCTCGGGCGTGTTCGGCGGCGTCGGCGTGACCGACGCCTCGGCTCCCCTCTACGGCAAGGACTTCAGCATCAGCTTCGCCGGCGGCAACTACACGGTGACGACCAGCGACACGCCGCCGGTGGTAGCGGCCACGGGGCCCTACATGCCCGGAACGCCGATCGCCTTCGGCGGCGTTCAGCTGAGCATGAGCGGCACGCCGGCCGACGGCGACAGCTTTCGCGTGGCGACCGCGAAGAACGCGGGCACGGACGTCTTCGCGGCCATCGGCGATGTGATAAGCGCACTGCGCCAGCCGCTCGCCGCCGGCGGGGCGGGGGCACAGGCCCGTTTGCAGAACGCGCTCTCCACCGCCAATGTGAAGATCACCAACGCGCATGACAACGTGCTGACCATCCGCTCCTCGGTCGGCTCCCGCATGAACGAGATCGATGCCCTCGACGACGCGGGCGCCTCGCGCGACCTGATCGACAAGAGCTATCTGTCCGACCTGCAGGACCTCGACCCCGCGGCTGCCATTTCGGAATTTCTTCAGCGCCAGACCTCGCTGCAGGCAACGCAGCAGACCTTTGCCCGGCTGCACGGGATTTCGTTGTTCAACTATCTGTAG
- a CDS encoding TraR/DksA family transcriptional regulator, producing the protein MRAKLDAREAELGAQVRSVNEEAEEAPSRSPPENVGDIGDQGEELIRGAVRHAEMERDQMELRQIADARERMDHGTYGTCVDCGADIPLARLEVLPFSNRCISCQEKYETAHPGGVRIPPAL; encoded by the coding sequence ATGAGAGCCAAGTTGGATGCCCGCGAGGCCGAACTCGGCGCGCAGGTGAGAAGCGTGAACGAAGAGGCTGAGGAAGCCCCAAGCCGGTCCCCGCCCGAAAACGTGGGGGACATCGGCGACCAGGGCGAGGAACTGATCCGCGGTGCAGTGCGCCATGCGGAGATGGAGCGCGACCAGATGGAACTGCGCCAGATCGCGGATGCGCGCGAGCGAATGGATCATGGCACCTACGGCACCTGCGTCGATTGCGGCGCGGACATTCCGCTTGCGCGCCTCGAGGTCCTGCCCTTCAGCAACCGCTGCATCAGCTGCCAGGAGAAGTACGAAACGGCGCATCCGGGCGGGGTGCGGATCCCACCCGCGCTCTAA